The nucleotide sequence GCGCATTACCGGCAGCCGCTGGACTGGTCGGATGCGCTGATCGAGCAGTCGGTGCGCACGCTGGACCGGCTGTACGGCACGCTGCGCGACCTGGCCGACGTGGCCGCGACCCCGGTCATTCCGGCGGAAGTCGAGGCGGCGCTGGACGACGATCTGAACACCCCGCAGGCGCTGGCCGAGCTGGCCCGCCTGGCGGGTGAGGCGCGCCGTGCCGGGGATGCCGACAAGGCTGCACTGAAGGCGGCCCTGCTGGGCGCCGGGCAGGCGCTGGGGCTGCTGCAGCAGGACCCGGCGGCGTGGTTCGGCACCAGCGGTGGCGAGGCCGGCGACGATGCGCGGATCCAGGCGCTGATCGACGAGCGCGGCGCGGCCAAGGCGGCGCGCGATTTCGCCCGGGCCGACGCACTGCGCCGGCAGCTGGACGAGGAAGGCATCGTGCTGGAAGACACCGCGCAGGGCGTGCGCTGGTCGCGCAAACGATAAGAAGCCACCCGACCAGCGGTCGGGTGTTACACAATATCTTGAGAATGACGTGATCGACTCCCCGTTCCCGATTGAACCCACTGCTGCCGAGGCGCAGGCCGCCATTGCCGAGGAATTCGCGTTCTTCGGCGACTGGTCGGAGCGTTACCAGTACCTGATCGACCTGGGCCGCAAGCTGCCCGCCTTCCCGGAAGAGTGGAAGACGGAGGAGCACCGGCTGCTCGGCTGCCAGTCGATGGTGTGGATCGTGCCGGAAGGCAACGCCGATGCGCTGCGCTTCCACGCGATCAGCGATT is from Stenotrophomonas bentonitica and encodes:
- a CDS encoding SufE family protein, coding for MIDSPFPIEPTAAEAQAAIAEEFAFFGDWSERYQYLIDLGRKLPAFPEEWKTEEHRLLGCQSMVWIVPEGNADALRFHAISDSAIVSGLIYLALRVYSGRSAAEILATEPTYIQDIGLSRHLSPTRSNGVAAMLAFIRETAQAQSAS